A genome region from Oxyura jamaicensis isolate SHBP4307 breed ruddy duck chromosome 25, BPBGC_Ojam_1.0, whole genome shotgun sequence includes the following:
- the LOC118178167 gene encoding scale keratin-like, whose amino-acid sequence MSYCGDACVPYSNPCEVSCPPPLANASNELCVTSCDDSRAVVYPPPVVLTFPGPILSSCPQESVVGSAGPLGVGVPFGAGGCLGYRGYGNPVGLRGSLLFGGAYGSGSACNYSRSYSSAFPPLGRGYCSPYSYRRYSTYSRGSSGPC is encoded by the coding sequence ATGTCTTACTGCGGAGATGCCTGTGTACCATACAGCAACCCATGCGAAGTGAGCTGCCCTCCACCCCTGGCCAACGCTTCCAATGAGCTGTGTGTGACGTCCTGCGATGACTCCAGAGCAGTTGTGTACCCACCACCCGTCGTCCTGACTTTCCCAGGGCCGATCCTCAGCTCCTGCCCACAGGAAAGCGTGGTGGGCAGCGCTGGACCACTTGGCGTCGGCGTCCCTTttggtgctgggggctgccttgGTTACAGGGGCTATGGAAATCCTGTTGGTTTAAGGGGCTCCCTTCTTTTTGGGGGTGCTTATGGCTCTGGGAGTGCATGCAATTACAGCAGGTCTTACAGTTCTGCATTCCCACCACTGGGCAGGGGGTATTGTAGCCCATACTCTTACCGCCGGTATAGCACTTACAGCCGAGGAAGTTCGGGGCCATGCTAA
- the LOC118178168 gene encoding feather beta keratin-like — MASYQQTCNYSRPSPCEATCPQPFANACSQPCVASCGDSRAIIYPPPVVITFPGPILSSCPQESIVGSSAPLGLGSSFSLGSSQDVQSPSGSGAAPGGRYSYTSYTRKTTYCPSKPRCDLPCAKTS; from the coding sequence ATGGCTTCCTACCAGCAGACCTGCAACTACAGCCGCCCCTCGCCCTGTGAGGCGACCTGCCCACAGCCCTTCGCCAacgcctgcagccagccctgcgtTGCCTCCTGTGGGGACTCCCGAGCCATCATCTACCCCCCGCCTGTGGTCATCACCTTCCCGGGCCCCAtcctcagctcctgccctcAGGAGAGCATTgtgggcagctcagccccactggggctgggcagctccttcagccttGGAAGCTCCCAGGATGTCCAGAGCCCCTCAGGttctggggctgccccaggtgGCCGGTACTCCTACACCTCTTACACCCGCAAGACGACATACTGCCCCTCCAAGCCCCGCTGTGATCTCCCCTGCGCCAAGACCTCGTAG